In one Cyclopterus lumpus isolate fCycLum1 chromosome 24, fCycLum1.pri, whole genome shotgun sequence genomic region, the following are encoded:
- the bmf2 gene encoding BCL2 modifying factor 2 produces MDDEEEDMSRPISQLWGTPFRDLKYEERATQIAAGQALAAVTAAVPTPQSHNNNNNSIGINTLPCGLHRQPRIPFHGNAGLRSHFPAQFEPMEDRGERQTGEEEEEGRGEEDDRMAERPEEQAGVSVEAQIGRKLREIGDKFQQDHVELFMRHQRQNLPAWMRLTVALFGFLFPRAALLPRLRGAQR; encoded by the exons atggatgatgaggaggaggacatgtcaCGGCCCATCTCGCAGCTCTGGGGAACGCCCTTTAGGGACCTCAAATACGAAGAACGCGCCACACAGATCGCGGCCGGACAGGCCCTCGCCGCTGTCACTGCTGCCGTGCCCACGCCGCagagccacaacaacaacaacaacagcatcgGCATCAACACGCTGCCCTGCGGCTTGCACCGGCAGCCTCGCATACCCTTTCACG GCAACGCTGGATTACGCTCACATTTCCCCGCTCAGTTTGAGCCCATGGAGGACCGGGGAGAGAGGCagactggagaggaggaggaagagggcagagGGGAGGAAGATGACAGGATGGCAGAGAGGCCCGAGGAGCAGGCAGGGGTGAGCGTCGAGGCGCAAATCGGTCGTAAACTTCGGGAGATCGGAGACAAGTTCCAACAGGATCACGTTGAACTG TTCATGAGGCATCAGAGACAAAACCTGCCTGCCTGGATGCGCCTTACGGTGGCCCTGTTTGGCTTCCTGTTTCCGAGGGCGGCCCTCTTGCCCCGCCTGAGAGGAGCGCAGAGATGA